In Francisella hispaniensis FSC454, a genomic segment contains:
- the coq7 gene encoding 2-polyprenyl-3-methyl-6-methoxy-1,4-benzoquinone monooxygenase, with translation MRKLSFLDRVIEEFDSYARFTKAPLNPNRKSPSTVAIDGKLSEVEKKHSAGLMRVDYTGEICAQGLYRGQASVAKSPQTKEHLYHAAAEEYDHLAWCGERLQELGAKPSLLNPFWYWASFGIGAVAGSISDGLSYGFVVETEKQVMKHLDSHLKSLPVNDNRSREILKQMYIDESEHAVEAEKAGGKRLPKAVKAVMKLQSKVMTTLAYRF, from the coding sequence ATGAGAAAGTTATCATTTTTAGATAGAGTTATCGAAGAGTTTGATAGTTATGCTAGATTTACAAAAGCTCCACTAAATCCAAATAGAAAATCTCCTAGCACTGTTGCTATAGATGGAAAATTATCCGAAGTTGAAAAAAAACATTCAGCTGGTTTGATGAGAGTTGACTATACTGGTGAGATTTGTGCTCAAGGTTTATATAGAGGGCAAGCAAGTGTAGCTAAATCACCGCAAACAAAAGAGCATTTATATCATGCTGCTGCTGAAGAATATGATCATTTAGCATGGTGTGGTGAGAGACTTCAAGAACTAGGAGCTAAACCTAGTTTACTTAATCCGTTTTGGTATTGGGCTTCATTCGGTATCGGTGCAGTTGCTGGATCTATCAGTGATGGCTTGAGTTATGGTTTTGTAGTTGAGACTGAAAAGCAAGTAATGAAACACCTTGATTCACATCTAAAAAGTTTGCCTGTGAATGATAATCGCTCACGAGAAATTCTCAAACAGATGTATATTGATGAGTCAGAACATGCCGTTGAAGCAGAAAAAGCAGGTGGTAAGAGGTTACCCAAAGCAGTAAAAGCTGTTATGAAATTACAATCAAAAGTAATGACTACACTTGCATATAGATTTTAA
- the mdh gene encoding malate dehydrogenase: MARKKIALVGAGNIGGTLAHLALIKQLGDVVLFDIAHGMPNGKALDLLQTCPIEGVDFKVRGTNDYKDLENSDVVIVTAGVPRKPGMSRDDLLGINIKVMQTVGEGIKHNCPNAFVICITNPLDIMVNMLQKFSGVPDNKIVGMAGVLDSARFRTFLADELNVSVQQVQAYVMGGHGDTMVPLTKMSNVAGVSLEQLVKEGKLKQERLDAIVSRTRSGGGEIVALLKTGSAYYAPAAAGIQMAESFLKDKKMILPCAAKVKAGMYGLDEDLFVGVPTEISANGVRPIEVEISDKEREQLQISINAVKDLNKAAAEILAK; encoded by the coding sequence ATGGCTAGAAAAAAAATAGCACTTGTTGGTGCCGGCAATATTGGTGGTACACTGGCTCACTTAGCACTTATCAAGCAGTTAGGTGATGTAGTTCTTTTTGATATAGCTCATGGTATGCCAAATGGCAAAGCTCTTGATTTATTACAGACTTGCCCTATCGAGGGAGTTGATTTTAAAGTTAGAGGCACAAATGATTACAAAGATCTAGAAAATTCTGATGTTGTGATCGTAACAGCAGGTGTTCCGAGAAAGCCTGGTATGTCTCGTGATGACTTACTTGGTATTAATATTAAAGTAATGCAAACAGTTGGTGAAGGCATTAAACACAACTGCCCTAATGCTTTTGTAATATGTATCACAAATCCACTAGATATTATGGTAAATATGTTACAAAAGTTCTCAGGTGTACCAGATAACAAAATCGTTGGTATGGCTGGTGTTTTAGATTCTGCTAGATTCAGAACATTTTTAGCAGATGAACTAAATGTATCAGTACAACAAGTACAAGCATATGTAATGGGTGGTCATGGTGATACTATGGTACCTCTTACTAAAATGTCTAATGTTGCTGGCGTATCATTAGAACAACTAGTTAAAGAAGGCAAACTTAAACAAGAGCGCTTAGATGCAATAGTATCTAGAACTAGAAGTGGTGGTGGTGAAATTGTTGCTTTACTTAAAACAGGCTCAGCATATTATGCTCCAGCTGCTGCAGGTATTCAAATGGCTGAAAGCTTCTTAAAAGATAAAAAGATGATTTTACCTTGTGCTGCTAAAGTAAAAGCTGGTATGTATGGTCTTGATGAAGATCTATTTGTTGGTGTTCCAACTGAGATTTCTGCAAATGGCGTTAGACCTATCGAAGTAGAGATTTCTGACAAAGAAAGAGAACAATTACAAATATCTATAAACGCTGTAAAAGATCTTAATAAAGCAGCTGCTGAAATTTTAGCAAAATAA
- a CDS encoding peroxiredoxin, with protein MVLVGKKAPLFNAPAVLGDGEIVDSYDFAKAIQGKYAVVVFYPLDFTFVCPSELIALDKRTTKLKELGVEVVSVSIDSHFTHNAWRNTPINDGGIGPVKYTMVADINQEIVKAYDVQSAGGMAFRGTFLIDKSGVVRHQVVNDLPLGRNMDEVIRMVEALQFHEEHGEVCPAGWKKGDQGMKASPKGVAEYLSDHVVDL; from the coding sequence ATGGTATTAGTAGGTAAAAAAGCACCACTATTCAATGCACCAGCTGTTCTAGGTGATGGTGAGATTGTTGATAGCTATGATTTTGCAAAAGCTATTCAAGGTAAGTACGCTGTTGTGGTATTCTATCCATTAGATTTTACATTTGTGTGCCCATCTGAACTTATCGCTTTAGATAAAAGAACAACTAAGCTTAAAGAGCTTGGTGTAGAAGTTGTTTCTGTATCAATTGACTCGCATTTTACTCATAATGCGTGGAGAAATACACCAATAAATGATGGTGGTATCGGCCCAGTTAAATATACTATGGTTGCTGATATTAACCAAGAAATCGTTAAAGCATATGATGTACAGTCTGCAGGTGGTATGGCTTTTAGAGGTACTTTCTTAATCGATAAATCTGGTGTAGTACGTCATCAAGTAGTTAATGATCTGCCATTAGGTAGAAATATGGATGAAGTTATCAGAATGGTAGAAGCTTTACAATTCCACGAAGAGCATGGCGAAGTTTGCCCAGCTGGTTGGAAAAAAGGCGACCAAGGTATGAAAGCTTCGCCTAAAGGTGTTGCAGAATATTTATCTGATCACGTTGTCGATCTATAA
- a CDS encoding tRNA threonylcarbamoyladenosine dehydratase, translating into MINAITQRTAILVNDNGLEKLENANIFIAGCGGVGSFVIEALARAGIGKLTIVDMDIVDPSNINRQLVALHSTIGMPKVEVMRQRIIDINPQCQVSALQTFINPENSQDLLTQQNYDYVIDAIDTLNAKVNLVKTAHELGIKTISSMGAGGKTDPTQIKVADIYNTDVCALARAMRTRLKKQKVKKGIKAVFSTQKSIAPLPPKNPETNQQGRSRATNGTLSYMPSLFGLTIAGIVIKEIVGDDFNQ; encoded by the coding sequence ATGATAAATGCTATCACACAAAGAACAGCAATCTTAGTTAATGATAATGGTTTGGAAAAACTTGAGAATGCTAATATCTTTATTGCCGGATGCGGCGGTGTTGGTTCTTTTGTAATCGAAGCTCTTGCTAGAGCTGGTATTGGTAAATTGACAATCGTTGATATGGATATCGTTGACCCATCTAATATTAATCGTCAACTCGTTGCGCTGCACAGCACTATAGGTATGCCAAAAGTAGAAGTCATGCGACAACGCATAATAGATATCAATCCACAATGTCAAGTTAGTGCTCTGCAAACATTTATAAATCCTGAAAATAGCCAAGATTTACTTACTCAACAAAACTATGATTATGTCATCGATGCTATAGACACTCTAAATGCAAAAGTAAATTTAGTCAAAACTGCTCATGAATTAGGTATCAAAACGATATCAAGTATGGGAGCAGGTGGTAAAACTGATCCAACTCAAATAAAAGTAGCTGATATCTACAATACTGATGTTTGTGCCCTAGCCAGAGCTATGCGAACACGCCTAAAAAAACAAAAAGTGAAAAAAGGCATCAAAGCAGTATTTTCAACTCAAAAAAGTATCGCACCGCTACCACCAAAAAATCCAGAGACTAACCAACAAGGTAGATCTAGAGCAACGAATGGTACGCTAAGTTATATGCCATCTTTATTTGGTTTGACTATAGCAGGGATTGTAATTAAAGAAATAGTTGGAGATGATTTTAACCAATAA
- a CDS encoding ribonucleoside-diphosphate reductase subunit alpha, producing the protein MSNQNYLGINIDLSRDCELSEQAQQLLTNYYCLQNEPSPQYAFARAAVAYSFGDMNLAQRIYDAAAKGWFMFASPVLSNAPLPGAKVKSLPISCFLSYVPDSLEGLIEHSSELRWLSVKGGGVGGHWSSVRAVSDKAPGPIPFMHTVDADMVAYRQGKTRKGSYAAYMDISHPDIIEFLGIRVPTGDVNRKCLNLHHAVNLTDDFMKAVANDQDWKLIDPDDKTVRDVIKARKIWETILETRYRTGEPYLNFIDTANKALPKSQKDLGLTIKGSNLCNEIHLVTDEKRTAVCCLSSVNLEKYDEWKDTSLIRDLIRFLDNVLQFFIDHAGDEIAKARYSASRERSLGLGAMGFHSYLQLHRVPFESQKAKEINEEIFKRIKEQALEETLILGAEKGEAPDMAGTGRRNAHLLAIAPNANSSLILNTSPSIEPWKANAFTSRTRVGSHLNKNKYLEQELEKIGKNTEQVWSDIITNGGSVQQLEFLSKELKEVFKTAIEMDQDWLVYLGGERQKYLCQGQSLNVFFPAGASRGYLHKVHFNAWKYGCKGLYYLRTETSNRAENISKKVEKKRLVEFSEIKQSENECIACEG; encoded by the coding sequence ATGTCTAATCAAAACTATCTTGGCATTAATATTGATTTATCCAGAGATTGTGAGCTTTCGGAACAAGCTCAACAACTACTGACAAATTATTATTGCTTACAAAATGAACCCTCTCCTCAATATGCTTTTGCACGAGCTGCTGTTGCTTACTCGTTTGGGGATATGAACCTAGCTCAGCGTATTTATGATGCAGCAGCTAAAGGTTGGTTCATGTTTGCTTCACCTGTGCTTTCTAATGCTCCTCTTCCAGGCGCAAAAGTCAAATCTTTACCTATTAGTTGTTTTTTATCTTATGTGCCAGATTCATTAGAAGGGCTTATTGAACATTCATCTGAGCTTAGATGGTTATCAGTAAAAGGTGGTGGTGTTGGAGGACACTGGTCTAGTGTTCGCGCGGTATCTGATAAAGCTCCTGGACCTATCCCTTTTATGCATACAGTAGATGCTGATATGGTTGCCTATAGACAAGGTAAAACTCGTAAAGGCTCATATGCAGCATATATGGACATATCACATCCTGATATAATTGAGTTTTTAGGTATTCGTGTACCTACTGGTGATGTAAATAGAAAGTGTTTAAATTTACATCATGCTGTAAATCTTACTGATGACTTCATGAAAGCAGTCGCAAATGATCAAGATTGGAAACTTATTGATCCAGATGATAAAACAGTAAGAGATGTTATAAAGGCTCGTAAAATTTGGGAAACTATATTAGAAACTCGTTATCGCACAGGTGAACCATACCTAAACTTTATTGACACAGCTAACAAAGCTTTACCAAAATCTCAAAAAGATCTTGGCTTGACAATCAAAGGCTCAAATCTATGTAATGAGATTCATTTAGTTACAGATGAAAAACGTACAGCCGTATGTTGTTTATCTTCTGTAAATTTAGAAAAATATGATGAATGGAAAGACACTTCTCTTATCAGAGATCTGATTAGATTTTTAGACAATGTATTACAATTTTTTATAGATCATGCTGGTGATGAAATTGCTAAAGCTAGATATAGCGCTTCGCGTGAAAGAAGTCTAGGTCTAGGGGCTATGGGGTTTCATTCTTATTTACAGCTTCATCGTGTACCTTTTGAATCTCAAAAAGCAAAAGAAATTAATGAAGAGATATTTAAGCGTATCAAAGAACAAGCACTAGAAGAAACTCTAATACTTGGTGCTGAAAAAGGCGAAGCTCCAGATATGGCAGGAACAGGACGTAGAAACGCTCATTTACTTGCTATAGCTCCTAATGCCAATAGTTCACTTATCTTAAATACCTCTCCAAGTATTGAACCTTGGAAAGCAAATGCTTTTACCTCTAGAACAAGAGTTGGCTCACATCTTAATAAGAACAAATATCTAGAACAAGAGCTAGAAAAAATTGGTAAAAATACAGAACAAGTTTGGTCGGATATTATTACTAATGGCGGCTCAGTTCAACAACTAGAGTTTCTTAGTAAAGAGTTAAAAGAAGTATTTAAAACTGCTATTGAAATGGATCAAGATTGGTTAGTCTATCTAGGTGGTGAACGCCAAAAATATCTATGCCAAGGACAATCATTAAATGTATTTTTCCCAGCTGGAGCATCGCGTGGATATCTTCACAAAGTACACTTTAATGCTTGGAAATATGGTTGTAAAGGTTTATATTATCTAAGAACAGAGACTTCAAATAGAGCTGAGAATATTTCTAAAAAAGTCGAGAAAAAAAGACTTGTCGAGTTCTCAGAGATTAAGCAGTCTGAAAATGAGTGTATCGCTTGTGAAGGATAA
- a CDS encoding MFS transporter has translation MFKKITNNLGLAIGIIGLVIFMFGLTETDIAQKNLIVFFATFFLFLSAAIQKEPFFTGLQGIAFLSAIMVFYNLAAIYNLLVFIFLAFVFAIYYFSRHKLNIARICAFIGLVALCLGILLGRNEPMVVCGIVLAIYAVFSIQEGYTVGWIFLILNILFALVAANALYGFY, from the coding sequence ATGTTCAAGAAAATTACAAATAATCTTGGTTTAGCTATAGGTATTATCGGATTGGTTATATTTATGTTTGGTTTAACAGAAACTGATATTGCACAAAAAAATCTTATAGTTTTCTTCGCTACTTTTTTCTTGTTTTTGTCGGCAGCTATCCAAAAAGAGCCTTTTTTTACCGGTTTACAAGGTATAGCATTTCTTAGTGCTATTATGGTTTTTTATAATTTAGCTGCAATATATAATTTACTAGTATTTATATTCCTAGCATTTGTGTTCGCTATCTACTACTTCTCTAGACATAAATTAAACATTGCTAGAATATGTGCTTTTATAGGATTAGTTGCGTTATGTCTAGGTATACTCTTAGGTAGAAATGAACCAATGGTAGTATGTGGTATTGTTCTGGCAATTTATGCGGTATTTTCTATCCAAGAAGGTTATACAGTTGGTTGGATATTTCTAATACTTAATATATTATTTGCACTTGTTGCAGCTAACGCATTGTATGGTTTTTACTAA
- a CDS encoding zinc ribbon domain-containing protein YjdM translates to MTTLPLCLKCQSEYVYQDDQLLICPECGYEWQADETGSNELVIRDSNGNSLADGDSVAIIKDLKLKGSSQVIKVGTKIKNIRLVTGDHDIDCKIDGFGAIKLKSQFVKKV, encoded by the coding sequence GTGACTACTTTACCATTATGTTTAAAGTGTCAATCAGAATATGTCTATCAAGATGATCAATTGTTGATTTGTCCTGAGTGTGGTTATGAATGGCAAGCCGATGAAACTGGTTCTAATGAGTTGGTAATTAGAGATTCAAATGGAAATTCTCTTGCAGATGGAGATTCAGTAGCTATAATAAAAGACCTAAAACTAAAAGGTTCCTCCCAAGTTATAAAGGTTGGTACTAAGATAAAAAATATTCGCTTAGTTACAGGCGATCATGATATTGATTGTAAGATTGATGGCTTTGGCGCAATTAAACTAAAGTCTCAGTTTGTAAAAAAAGTATAA
- a CDS encoding lysophospholipase has product MKKTILLSLTLFSCLGYSNVVDTTTWKTADVVKDFKTKYFCNKNLSQQDCDKNINNVKQYGIDIDSLGNTDIKNIKLEKITYQTTNTFAATGKITSNVSGLLMLPDTKSPRGVILYYHPTVFDNVGVPSNFSKDNQTSLIFDVTYAALYAANGYIVVAPDYIGQGDDYKNYHPYVLYPKQTVNTAVDLLNDVSNEIRKKYNLETSATLNLFSVGYSEGGGYSIWSAKCLGWRGNCKGVNKLDKLYRYRAAAGLSGAYDISDTTLNFMTDDNDSQKYALHSKLATSILKPGLMANTLMSYLYYSNISKSISVNDFDKGFFEMQCSTFPQEKCNIAGKHYTFKSLFLQKHIPNIAFAGAIFNSALYKKYPHQQSASHYAIPTGNNSMYDLFNEKIFSNSELIKTMKAADIVDFGERTRTPLYLFALKEDSIVTRLNYDKFMKNANAIVNGFVLDNNKILTNTTDWLPVQLDINEVDHVTGETYANLFAYNYINDLNKVYS; this is encoded by the coding sequence ATGAAAAAAACCATACTTTTAAGCTTAACTTTGTTTTCTTGTCTAGGCTACAGCAATGTTGTAGACACAACTACTTGGAAAACAGCAGATGTAGTAAAAGACTTCAAAACAAAATACTTTTGTAATAAAAATCTCTCTCAGCAGGATTGTGATAAAAACATTAATAATGTTAAACAATATGGTATTGATATTGATTCATTAGGAAATACTGATATCAAGAATATTAAACTTGAGAAGATAACATATCAAACAACAAATACTTTTGCTGCGACAGGTAAGATTACCTCAAACGTATCTGGACTACTAATGCTACCTGATACTAAATCGCCTAGAGGTGTTATCCTATACTATCACCCTACTGTATTTGATAATGTTGGCGTACCATCAAACTTTAGTAAAGATAATCAAACAAGCCTTATTTTTGATGTTACTTATGCTGCTCTATATGCTGCAAATGGTTATATTGTTGTTGCACCGGATTATATTGGCCAAGGTGATGACTACAAAAATTATCATCCTTATGTTTTATACCCTAAACAAACCGTAAATACAGCAGTAGATTTACTAAATGATGTTAGTAATGAAATCCGTAAAAAGTATAATCTAGAAACTAGTGCTACACTTAATCTTTTCTCAGTAGGTTATTCAGAAGGTGGTGGATACTCAATATGGAGCGCTAAGTGCTTAGGATGGCGAGGTAACTGTAAGGGGGTTAATAAACTAGATAAACTCTACAGATATCGAGCCGCTGCAGGTTTAAGTGGTGCATATGATATAAGCGATACAACTTTAAATTTTATGACCGATGATAATGATTCACAAAAATATGCACTACATAGCAAGCTTGCTACATCTATACTAAAACCAGGATTAATGGCTAATACATTAATGAGCTATCTATACTACAGCAATATATCAAAAAGTATTTCTGTAAATGACTTTGATAAAGGTTTTTTTGAAATGCAGTGCTCTACTTTTCCACAAGAAAAATGTAATATTGCTGGTAAACATTATACTTTTAAATCATTATTTCTACAAAAACATATTCCAAATATAGCATTTGCTGGGGCAATATTTAATAGTGCCTTATACAAAAAATATCCTCATCAGCAATCAGCTTCTCATTATGCTATACCAACTGGTAATAACTCAATGTATGACTTATTTAATGAGAAAATTTTCTCTAATTCAGAACTTATCAAAACTATGAAAGCTGCCGATATAGTTGATTTTGGCGAAAGAACAAGAACTCCTTTATACTTATTTGCTCTTAAAGAAGATTCTATAGTGACGCGACTTAACTATGATAAATTCATGAAAAACGCTAATGCAATCGTTAATGGCTTTGTTTTAGATAATAATAAAATTTTAACTAATACTACAGATTGGCTACCTGTTCAACTAGATATAAATGAAGTTGATCACGTCACTGGTGAAACTTATGCTAATCTATTTGCCTATAATTACATAAACGATTTAAACAAGGTGTATTCATAA
- a CDS encoding HAD family hydrolase — MLLPVHKNTKLLIFDCDGTIANNMDIHINAWLNVLKNTKVEIESVDFDKYNGLPSEYILKEVFNFDDNQTPKIAAEIKKTSYELLSQTKPIEPIVDLIKYYHNRIPMLVISGGKKLNVYKSLDVLGLRDFFDEIITADDNHPSKNTPIAFTMIADKYNLKPRECHVFEDGVPGLISALQAGMTVTDVRNIELD, encoded by the coding sequence ATGCTTTTACCTGTACATAAAAATACTAAATTACTAATTTTTGATTGTGATGGTACTATCGCAAATAACATGGATATCCATATAAATGCATGGCTTAATGTTCTAAAAAATACAAAGGTAGAAATTGAATCCGTAGACTTCGATAAATATAATGGTTTACCTAGCGAATATATTCTAAAAGAAGTTTTTAATTTCGATGATAACCAAACACCTAAAATAGCTGCAGAGATAAAAAAAACGTCTTATGAGCTACTAAGCCAAACAAAACCTATCGAACCTATTGTTGATTTGATTAAATACTATCATAATAGAATACCTATGCTAGTAATATCTGGTGGTAAAAAATTAAATGTATACAAATCTCTTGATGTACTTGGACTTAGAGATTTTTTTGATGAAATTATAACTGCTGATGACAATCATCCAAGTAAAAATACTCCTATAGCTTTTACTATGATTGCAGATAAATATAACTTAAAACCTCGAGAATGTCATGTTTTTGAAGATGGTGTTCCAGGGCTTATAAGTGCTTTACAAGCTGGTATGACAGTTACAGATGTTAGGAATATTGAATTAGATTAA
- a CDS encoding transglycosylase SLT domain-containing protein, whose amino-acid sequence MLMKLGFRYFVVTLFCLLLLSCSETTNIDTNAGVCEILKQHPNWRKSLKQTQAKYKLEPAFVMALIYQESRFDANAKNKYSSAYGYAQVIDSTWKHFQQQIKSNAKRNNFDDSVEFIGWYMAQLSKILNIKMTDYSDLYMAYMLGATGFKRYKAGTLKNHIKIAQDKKIALKVKDYTNLYKSQLRKCPL is encoded by the coding sequence ATGTTGATGAAACTTGGTTTTAGATACTTTGTAGTAACTCTATTTTGCTTATTATTACTAAGCTGCTCCGAAACAACAAATATAGATACTAATGCAGGGGTATGTGAAATACTCAAACAGCATCCTAACTGGAGAAAATCACTCAAACAAACCCAAGCGAAATACAAACTTGAGCCAGCCTTTGTTATGGCTTTGATTTATCAAGAGTCGCGTTTTGATGCAAATGCAAAAAACAAATATTCATCAGCTTATGGATATGCCCAAGTAATAGATAGTACTTGGAAACACTTTCAACAACAAATCAAATCAAATGCTAAGCGTAATAACTTTGATGATAGCGTAGAATTTATTGGCTGGTACATGGCACAACTCTCAAAAATTTTAAATATCAAAATGACAGATTATTCAGATTTATATATGGCTTATATGCTCGGAGCAACTGGATTTAAGCGCTACAAGGCAGGTACTTTAAAGAACCATATTAAAATTGCTCAAGACAAAAAAATTGCTTTAAAGGTTAAAGATTATACAAATCTATATAAGTCTCAGCTAAGAAAGTGTCCACTATAA